A section of the Pseudomonas lini genome encodes:
- the acnB gene encoding bifunctional aconitate hydratase 2/2-methylisocitrate dehydratase — translation MLEAYRKHIEERAALGIVPQPLNAEQTAGLVELLKNPPAGEEAFLVDLITNRVPPGVDEAAYVKAGFLSALAKGEAKSPLIDKKRAVELLGTMQGGYNIVTLVNLLDDAELAPVAAEELKHTLLMFDAFHDVAERAKNGNVHAQGVLQSWADGEWFKNRPVLADKISLRVFKVTGETNTDDLSPAPDAWSRPDIPLHALAMLKMARDGIVPDVQGSIGPMKQIEEMRNSGFPIAYVGDVVGTGSSRKSATNSVLWFFGDDVPFVPNKRAGGFCFGSKIAPIFYNTMEDAGALPIEFDVTNINMGDVIDLYPHAGKVCKHGTDEVITTFKMKTPVLLDEVRAGGRIPLIIGRGLTDKARAELGLPAFDLFKKPDAPIESTKGFTLAQKMVGKACGVAGVRPGTYCEPKMTTVGSQDTTGPMTRDELKDLACLGFSADLVMQSFCHTAAYPKPIDVTTHHTLPDFIMTRGGVSLRPGDGIIHSWLNRMLLPDTVGTGGDSHTRFPMGISFPAGSGLVAFAAATGVMPLDMPESILVRFKGEMQPGVTLRDLVHAIPYFAIQAGLLTVEKKGKKNAFSGRILEIEGLDNLSIEQAFELSDASAERSAAGCTIKLSKESITEYLSSNITLLRWMIGEGYGDVRTLERRAQAMEAWIANPELMVADADAEYAEVIEIDLADIKEPVLCAPNDPDDARLLSSVAGEKIDEVFIGSCMTNIGHFRAAGKLLEQVKGQLPTRLWLSPPTKMDAHQLTEEGYYGIYGKAGARMEMPGCSLCMGNQARVEPNSTVVSTSTRNFPNRLGDGANVYLASAELASVASILGRLPTVEEYMEYAGKIDSMAADVYRYLSFDQIAEFREAAANANIPVVQA, via the coding sequence GTGCTTGAAGCCTACCGCAAACATATCGAAGAGCGTGCAGCACTGGGTATCGTTCCCCAGCCGCTTAACGCCGAACAAACTGCAGGCCTGGTCGAGCTGCTGAAGAATCCCCCGGCTGGCGAAGAAGCCTTCCTCGTTGACCTGATCACCAATCGCGTTCCGCCAGGCGTGGACGAAGCGGCCTATGTAAAGGCCGGTTTCCTCTCTGCCCTCGCCAAAGGCGAAGCCAAATCCCCTCTGATCGACAAGAAACGCGCTGTTGAACTGCTTGGCACCATGCAGGGCGGCTACAACATCGTGACGCTGGTCAATCTGCTGGACGACGCCGAACTGGCACCAGTAGCCGCCGAAGAACTCAAGCACACCCTGCTGATGTTCGACGCCTTCCACGACGTCGCTGAACGCGCCAAGAACGGCAACGTTCACGCTCAAGGCGTGCTGCAATCCTGGGCCGACGGCGAGTGGTTCAAGAACCGCCCTGTGCTGGCCGACAAGATCAGCCTGCGCGTGTTCAAGGTGACTGGCGAAACCAACACCGACGACCTGTCCCCTGCTCCTGATGCCTGGTCCCGCCCGGACATCCCGCTGCACGCCCTGGCCATGCTGAAAATGGCTCGCGACGGCATCGTGCCGGACGTACAAGGCTCCATCGGTCCGATGAAGCAGATCGAAGAAATGCGCAACAGTGGCTTCCCGATCGCCTACGTCGGTGATGTGGTCGGTACCGGTTCGTCGCGTAAATCGGCCACCAACTCGGTGCTGTGGTTCTTCGGCGACGACGTTCCTTTCGTGCCGAACAAGCGTGCTGGCGGCTTCTGCTTCGGCAGCAAGATCGCTCCAATCTTCTACAACACCATGGAAGATGCCGGCGCTCTGCCAATCGAGTTCGACGTAACCAACATCAACATGGGCGACGTGATCGACCTGTACCCGCACGCTGGCAAGGTCTGCAAGCACGGTACCGACGAAGTCATCACCACCTTCAAAATGAAGACCCCTGTGCTGTTGGACGAAGTCCGTGCCGGCGGTCGTATTCCGCTGATCATCGGCCGTGGCCTGACCGATAAGGCTCGCGCCGAACTGGGTCTGCCAGCGTTCGACCTGTTCAAGAAACCGGATGCCCCGATCGAAAGCACCAAGGGTTTCACCCTGGCGCAAAAAATGGTCGGCAAGGCGTGCGGCGTAGCCGGTGTGCGTCCAGGCACCTACTGCGAACCGAAGATGACCACCGTCGGTTCCCAGGACACCACCGGTCCAATGACCCGTGACGAACTGAAAGACCTGGCGTGCCTGGGCTTCTCCGCTGATCTGGTGATGCAGTCGTTCTGCCACACCGCGGCTTATCCAAAGCCGATCGACGTGACCACCCACCACACCCTGCCTGACTTCATCATGACCCGCGGCGGCGTTTCCCTGCGTCCGGGCGACGGCATCATCCACAGCTGGCTGAACCGCATGCTGCTGCCGGACACCGTCGGCACCGGTGGTGACTCGCACACCCGTTTCCCGATGGGCATTTCGTTCCCGGCCGGTTCCGGTCTGGTCGCATTCGCCGCTGCCACTGGCGTGATGCCGCTGGACATGCCGGAATCGATCCTGGTGCGTTTCAAAGGCGAGATGCAACCGGGCGTCACCTTGCGTGACCTGGTTCACGCCATTCCTTACTTCGCGATTCAGGCTGGCTTGCTGACCGTCGAGAAGAAAGGCAAGAAGAACGCCTTCTCCGGCCGCATCCTGGAAATCGAAGGCCTGGACAACCTGAGCATCGAACAGGCTTTCGAGCTGTCCGACGCCTCGGCCGAACGTTCGGCTGCCGGTTGCACCATCAAGCTGTCGAAAGAGTCGATCACCGAGTACCTGAGCTCCAACATCACCCTGCTGCGCTGGATGATCGGTGAAGGCTACGGTGATGTGCGTACCCTGGAACGTCGTGCTCAAGCGATGGAAGCCTGGATCGCCAACCCTGAGTTGATGGTTGCCGATGCTGACGCCGAATACGCTGAAGTCATCGAAATCGACCTGGCCGACATCAAAGAGCCTGTGCTCTGCGCGCCAAACGATCCGGACGACGCCCGTCTGCTGTCCAGCGTTGCTGGCGAGAAGATCGACGAAGTGTTCATCGGTTCGTGCATGACCAACATCGGTCACTTCCGCGCTGCCGGCAAGTTGCTGGAACAGGTCAAGGGTCAGCTGCCAACCCGTCTGTGGCTGTCGCCGCCGACCAAAATGGACGCTCACCAGCTGACCGAAGAAGGCTACTACGGCATCTACGGCAAGGCCGGCGCACGCATGGAAATGCCAGGCTGCTCGCTGTGCATGGGTAACCAGGCACGTGTAGAGCCGAACTCCACCGTGGTGTCGACATCGACCCGTAACTTCCCGAACCGTCTGGGTGACGGCGCGAACGTCTACCTGGCTTCGGCCGAGCTGGCGTCCGTTGCGTCCATCCTGGGTCGCCTGCCGACCGTCGAGGAGTACATGGAATACGCTGGCAAGATCGACAGCATGGCGGCCGATGTTTACCGCTACCTGTCCTTCGACCAGATCGCCGAGTTCCGTGAAGCTGCTGCGAACGCCAACATCCCGGTCGTTCAAGCCTAA
- a CDS encoding serine/threonine transporter, with product MNDQANSVDERYVAATPASLESWNRHDTTWMLGLFGTAIGAGTLFLPINAGLGGFWPLLILALLAFPMTFYAHRGLTRFVLSGREGADITEVVEEHFGIKAGALITLLYFFAIFPILLIYSVALTNTVGSFLEHQLHIMPPPRAVLSFVLILGLLAVVRCGEQMIVKAMSLMVYPFIVALLFLAVFLVPHWNGGILSTATTLPEPSALLHTLWLAIPVMVFSFNHSPIISAFAVDQKRRHGVHAQERSSQILSRAHLLMVVMVLFFVFSCVLTLSPAQLAEAKAQNLSILSYLANHFSNPTIAFAAPLIAFVAISKSFLGHYIGASEGLKGLIVKSGKRPTPKTLDRMTAAFMLVVCWIVATLNPSILGMIETLGGPVIAAILFLMPMYAIRKVPAMARFRGQASNVFVTAVGLVAISALIYSLTA from the coding sequence ATGAATGATCAGGCCAATAGCGTCGACGAACGCTATGTAGCGGCGACACCAGCGAGCCTCGAAAGCTGGAATCGCCATGACACCACCTGGATGCTGGGCCTGTTTGGCACGGCAATCGGGGCCGGTACCCTGTTTTTACCGATCAATGCGGGGCTGGGCGGCTTCTGGCCGCTGCTGATCCTGGCATTGCTGGCGTTCCCCATGACGTTTTACGCACACCGTGGCCTGACCCGCTTTGTGTTGTCCGGCCGCGAAGGCGCCGACATCACCGAAGTGGTGGAAGAACACTTTGGCATCAAGGCCGGCGCGTTGATCACGTTGCTGTATTTCTTCGCGATCTTCCCGATCCTGCTGATTTATAGCGTGGCCCTGACCAACACCGTGGGCAGTTTCCTCGAGCATCAACTGCACATCATGCCGCCACCGCGCGCCGTGCTGTCGTTCGTATTGATTCTCGGCCTGTTGGCAGTGGTGCGCTGCGGTGAGCAGATGATCGTCAAGGCCATGAGCCTGATGGTGTATCCGTTCATCGTCGCGCTGCTGTTCCTGGCGGTGTTCCTGGTTCCGCATTGGAATGGCGGCATTCTCAGCACCGCGACCACGCTACCTGAGCCCTCGGCGTTGCTGCACACCCTGTGGCTGGCGATTCCGGTGATGGTGTTTTCGTTCAACCACTCGCCGATCATTTCGGCGTTCGCGGTGGACCAGAAGCGTCGCCATGGCGTGCATGCCCAAGAGCGCAGCTCGCAGATCCTCTCCCGCGCCCACCTCTTGATGGTGGTGATGGTGCTGTTCTTCGTCTTCAGTTGCGTGCTGACCTTGTCGCCGGCGCAATTGGCGGAAGCCAAGGCGCAGAACCTGTCGATTCTGTCGTACCTGGCCAACCACTTCAGCAACCCGACCATCGCCTTCGCGGCGCCGTTGATTGCTTTCGTGGCCATTTCCAAGTCGTTCCTGGGGCACTACATCGGCGCCAGCGAAGGCTTGAAGGGCCTGATCGTCAAGAGCGGCAAACGCCCGACACCGAAGACGCTGGACCGCATGACTGCGGCGTTCATGCTAGTGGTCTGCTGGATCGTTGCCACGCTGAACCCGAGCATTCTCGGGATGATCGAAACCCTCGGTGGCCCGGTCATCGCGGCAATCCTGTTCCTGATGCCGATGTACGCGATCCGCAAGGTTCCGGCCATGGCGCGCTTTCGTGGTCAAGCCTCTAACGTCTTCGTGACGGCGGTGGGCCTGGTGGCGATTTCGGCGTTGATCTATTCGCTGACTGCTTGA
- a CDS encoding 2-hydroxyacid dehydrogenase has product MTATVLVLVETINEYLPILEHQGFHLILAPTPAERAAAIARQGSQIEAVLTRGPLGLRADEIAALPNLKIICVIGAGYEHVDLQAAADRGITVTNGAGVNASSVADHAMALLLALVRDIPRADAAVRRGEWPKIMRPSLAGKRLGILGLGAVGIAIAKRAANGFDMSVSYHNRQHRSDVPYSFCSTPTELARHSDFLIVAAPGGLGTQHLINRQVLDALGPQGFIVNIARASVIVTADLISALEQRRIAGAALDVFDNEPQVPDAFKGLANVILTPHVAGLSPEATQGTVELVGKNLAAFFSGQPVLTPIALPPPTAAARNTH; this is encoded by the coding sequence ATGACCGCAACTGTTCTGGTACTGGTTGAAACCATCAATGAATACCTGCCGATTCTCGAACATCAGGGGTTTCATCTGATCCTGGCCCCGACCCCGGCCGAGCGCGCCGCCGCCATCGCCCGACAGGGCAGTCAGATCGAAGCGGTGCTGACGCGCGGCCCATTGGGCCTGCGCGCCGATGAAATTGCCGCCCTGCCCAACCTCAAGATCATCTGCGTGATCGGCGCCGGGTACGAACACGTCGACCTGCAAGCCGCCGCCGACCGCGGCATCACTGTCACCAACGGGGCCGGCGTCAATGCCTCTTCCGTCGCCGACCACGCCATGGCGCTGCTGCTGGCACTGGTGCGGGATATTCCCCGGGCCGATGCTGCCGTGCGTCGGGGCGAGTGGCCGAAAATCATGCGCCCTTCTCTGGCGGGCAAACGCCTGGGCATCCTCGGCCTTGGGGCCGTCGGCATCGCTATCGCCAAACGTGCCGCCAACGGCTTCGACATGAGCGTGAGTTACCACAACCGCCAGCATCGCAGCGACGTGCCCTACAGCTTCTGCTCGACGCCGACCGAACTGGCGCGCCACTCGGATTTCCTGATAGTCGCCGCACCCGGCGGACTCGGCACTCAACACTTGATCAACAGACAGGTGCTCGACGCCTTGGGCCCCCAGGGGTTCATCGTCAACATCGCGCGGGCCAGCGTGATCGTCACGGCAGATCTGATCAGCGCGCTGGAACAACGACGGATCGCCGGTGCCGCGCTGGATGTCTTCGATAATGAACCCCAGGTGCCGGACGCCTTCAAGGGGTTGGCCAACGTGATTCTGACCCCGCATGTCGCCGGATTGTCCCCGGAGGCCACCCAAGGCACCGTGGAACTGGTCGGCAAAAACCTGGCGGCGTTTTTTTCCGGTCAACCGGTCCTGACCCCGATTGCGTTACCGCCGCCGACGGCAGCCGCCCGGAACACTCATTAA
- the tssA gene encoding type VI secretion system protein TssA: MNQPSTPLPELITQLLEPISVEAPCGQDLRYEPEFDRLRELRREDDTSLPTGVWQSSIKRAQWPELEKLTTSLLLERSKDLMLSAWLGEAWLHQDGLEGLPGSLALVAGLCERYPEHLHPQAEDGDQSWRVIPLEWLARRYAEVLLTRVPLFEPRNNEFDSFCLDAWRRLQLQQVQASDSKTAKTSAENARNEQKKLTEQIRATPLSFWLRSQGTLLLSQQHLQRLEVWSDAYLGNQAPGFKALQDVIEALLTLVQEFIAMHPRKPTPAPVETPAVATSSPAAVPDLIPAPQVFSEPANREEAYRQLLLIAEYLARTEPHSPVPYLIKRGVEWGNKPLSELLGELISADAESRRLWTLLGVL; this comes from the coding sequence GTGAATCAACCTTCAACGCCGTTGCCGGAACTGATCACCCAACTGCTCGAACCGATCAGCGTGGAGGCGCCCTGTGGCCAGGACCTGCGCTATGAGCCTGAGTTTGACCGGTTGCGCGAACTGCGCCGTGAGGACGACACCAGTTTGCCCACCGGGGTGTGGCAGTCGTCGATCAAGCGCGCCCAATGGCCGGAACTGGAAAAGCTGACCACCAGCCTGCTGCTCGAACGCAGCAAGGATCTGATGCTCAGCGCCTGGCTGGGTGAGGCCTGGCTGCATCAGGACGGGCTCGAAGGTTTGCCGGGCAGCCTGGCGCTGGTGGCCGGGCTATGCGAGCGCTATCCCGAGCACCTGCACCCACAGGCTGAGGACGGCGATCAGTCATGGCGGGTGATACCGCTGGAATGGCTGGCTCGACGCTACGCTGAAGTGTTGCTGACCCGAGTGCCGTTGTTCGAGCCGCGCAACAATGAATTCGATAGTTTCTGTCTGGATGCCTGGCGCCGGTTGCAGCTGCAACAGGTACAGGCCAGCGACAGTAAAACGGCCAAGACCTCGGCCGAGAACGCGCGCAACGAACAGAAGAAACTCACCGAACAGATTCGCGCCACCCCGTTGTCATTCTGGTTGCGCAGCCAGGGCACGCTGTTGCTCAGCCAACAGCACCTGCAGCGCCTGGAGGTATGGAGCGACGCGTATCTCGGCAATCAGGCCCCAGGCTTCAAAGCGCTGCAGGATGTGATCGAAGCGTTGTTGACGCTGGTTCAGGAGTTCATCGCCATGCATCCACGAAAACCAACCCCGGCGCCTGTCGAAACGCCGGCGGTGGCGACATCGAGCCCAGCCGCTGTGCCGGACCTCATCCCGGCCCCCCAGGTGTTCAGCGAGCCGGCGAATCGTGAAGAGGCGTACCGGCAATTGCTGTTGATCGCCGAGTACCTGGCGCGCACCGAACCCCACAGCCCGGTTCCGTACTTGATCAAGCGGGGCGTGGAGTGGGGCAACAAGCCTCTGAGCGAGCTGCTTGGAGAGCTGATCAGCGCCGATGCAGAATCCCGGCGACTGTGGACGCTGTTGGGCGTCCTTTAG
- a CDS encoding type VI secretion system protein: MSTLGIIGLIIAVLLVLAIVGVAVWWLRTQSGAAIRSFYLAVRHMEQEQGAQDRYQIPWLLMLGNETQGTQLCTQWRLQPTDKPAWFGRWWSDPEGAVLVVPQALFLPDEGMHLQRGGWWRLLGLILRLRSQRPLDGVIWTVPVSRLGNVEQAATLGLAARRRFIDLLQRFGLSLPVYVVITGMEELPGFQELITALPVEARERTLGWSSPHGTDAVWQAQWSDQALDQVTRTLADSIIEIGALSGQLSSELYGLPERFEAMRRHLQSLLEPVFQGNAQGEAPRFRGIYFTANQPSEDSADGFSAYDTGLQQSAFARQLWQRRVVAERGLAQVVPRLLRLRQRWQRVTGAVALVVALVWGAGMLWVWQDSVKEAHELSRLLQGAQKNYAAVTDESHRLESTRRNVQGFWRVLEKAPGWSFTSVVFPTSWFSSLDAQLASELRLTAQSHLMLPLRDLLSAELAQLKTIRNTERRGNVESEDPAQWQNYVKAKDLVERAVNLEQQNQWFSQALNNPKAPLEDLVLLSNNALSLNLNVGTLHRAGFYNRALFDADGSDLRPLDLTVERPVIEENFLGLMERWLDQYFLADNFVRQAGYLKLHLERLEAGSGNSLTELEDLRALVDDLQTVIGLTNSAWGRGKGQDLVPGYRELLDNVRKSALLGPQLEQQLEMQAAKLQQSFRDQWIVQAGSRDNLLIQQGSGQLVLQEHVVQLNNAVQALFKRDFVAIALQADRSEAPNGQGQGVDGDDLDSALNYFASYKSYAAEELPRIPPAYRGALLQAAEGAVVKAMLSSLREHNAQVHSGVFNVQASQAIALQKAFIEVRRSDLATRLQTALNRRALAEIVSGLDEIVAQPLFSGRTEISQWDGSKNLGLQLYGANDVPDLKLSLKQQFNTMLGITERRTSALEWLKVQQQNLSALDYERVTQFNALNDELLKYKEQNPASSPAQIEQLVSRDFIEMDATSCGQILQTANLSGGRGTLALRAVDLQQTAMQRCQFLQQQQAAAAWNDLANYFNQYLAERFPFANGLQAADADPARVQHLLELIDKRLPVAQAGLVLSQTPERLAAEDFLNRLKQASTWLGPMFVRDKSGVLGLEMDVRWRTDREEERGADQVIAWGLNAGNQQLSYPGEAQQNLRWMVGQPIRLTLRWARNGYQRPANDPLQPSLVVRDLEAGWEYSGPWSLLRLMRSHVSVQRQPNMDYTDFPLTLRLPVTTQASTTTAEQTLMFVRLSLMTQGSKLPLSIQPLPTRAPRSPFMVTRSTAGIEAHDIESQKEGL; the protein is encoded by the coding sequence ATGAGCACGCTGGGGATTATCGGCCTCATCATCGCCGTGCTGTTGGTGCTGGCGATTGTCGGGGTGGCGGTCTGGTGGTTGCGCACGCAAAGCGGTGCGGCGATTCGCAGTTTTTACCTGGCGGTGCGGCACATGGAGCAGGAGCAGGGCGCCCAGGACCGCTACCAGATTCCGTGGCTGCTGATGCTCGGCAACGAAACCCAGGGCACTCAGTTATGTACTCAGTGGCGCTTGCAGCCCACCGACAAACCCGCCTGGTTCGGTCGCTGGTGGTCGGACCCTGAGGGTGCGGTATTGGTGGTGCCACAGGCACTGTTTTTGCCGGATGAAGGCATGCACCTGCAACGCGGCGGCTGGTGGCGCTTGCTGGGATTGATCCTGCGCTTGCGCAGTCAACGTCCGCTGGACGGAGTGATCTGGACGGTGCCGGTCAGCCGACTGGGCAACGTCGAGCAAGCCGCGACCCTCGGGTTGGCGGCGCGTCGACGCTTCATCGATTTGTTGCAACGGTTCGGGCTGAGCTTGCCGGTATACGTGGTCATTACCGGCATGGAAGAGTTGCCGGGCTTTCAGGAATTGATCACCGCGCTGCCGGTCGAGGCCCGCGAACGCACGCTGGGCTGGTCGTCGCCCCACGGGACCGATGCGGTCTGGCAGGCGCAATGGAGCGATCAGGCGCTGGATCAGGTTACTCGGACCTTGGCGGATTCGATCATCGAAATCGGCGCCTTGTCCGGGCAGTTGAGCAGCGAGCTGTATGGCTTGCCGGAACGCTTCGAAGCCATGCGACGCCATCTGCAATCCTTGTTGGAACCGGTTTTCCAGGGCAATGCGCAAGGCGAGGCGCCGCGTTTTCGCGGTATCTATTTCACTGCCAATCAGCCCTCGGAAGACAGCGCCGACGGATTTTCTGCCTACGACACCGGGTTGCAGCAGAGCGCCTTCGCCCGGCAATTGTGGCAGCGGCGGGTGGTTGCCGAGCGCGGCCTGGCCCAGGTGGTGCCGCGTCTGTTACGCCTGCGCCAACGCTGGCAGCGCGTGACCGGAGCGGTGGCGCTGGTGGTCGCGCTGGTTTGGGGCGCGGGGATGCTGTGGGTCTGGCAGGATTCGGTCAAAGAGGCCCATGAACTGTCGCGCCTGCTGCAAGGGGCGCAGAAAAACTACGCGGCGGTCACCGATGAATCTCATCGGCTGGAGTCGACCCGGCGCAACGTCCAGGGTTTCTGGCGAGTGCTGGAAAAGGCGCCGGGCTGGAGCTTCACCTCAGTGGTATTTCCAACCTCCTGGTTCTCTTCGCTGGATGCGCAGTTGGCAAGCGAGTTGCGCCTGACCGCCCAAAGCCATTTGATGCTGCCGTTGCGCGACCTGTTGAGCGCGGAGCTGGCGCAACTCAAGACCATCCGCAACACCGAACGACGGGGCAACGTCGAAAGCGAAGATCCTGCTCAATGGCAAAACTACGTCAAGGCCAAGGATCTGGTGGAGCGTGCGGTGAATCTGGAACAGCAGAACCAGTGGTTCAGTCAGGCGCTGAACAACCCCAAGGCCCCCCTTGAAGACCTGGTGTTGCTGAGCAACAACGCGTTGTCGCTGAACCTAAACGTCGGCACGTTGCACCGCGCCGGTTTTTACAACCGGGCGTTATTCGATGCTGACGGCAGCGACTTGCGACCGCTGGATCTGACCGTCGAGCGTCCGGTGATCGAGGAAAATTTCCTCGGGCTCATGGAGCGCTGGCTGGACCAGTATTTCCTGGCCGACAATTTCGTGCGTCAGGCCGGTTATCTCAAGCTGCATCTGGAACGTCTGGAAGCCGGCAGTGGCAACTCCCTCACCGAACTCGAAGATTTGCGAGCACTGGTTGATGACCTGCAAACCGTGATCGGCTTGACCAATTCAGCGTGGGGCCGCGGCAAGGGCCAGGACCTGGTGCCTGGCTATCGCGAGTTGCTGGACAACGTGCGCAAAAGCGCCTTGCTCGGACCGCAACTGGAACAACAGTTGGAGATGCAGGCGGCCAAGCTGCAACAGAGCTTTCGCGATCAATGGATCGTCCAGGCCGGCTCCCGGGATAATCTATTGATTCAGCAAGGCAGCGGGCAACTGGTCTTGCAGGAACATGTGGTGCAACTCAACAACGCGGTACAGGCGTTGTTCAAGCGTGACTTTGTGGCCATCGCCTTACAGGCGGATCGCTCCGAAGCCCCGAATGGGCAAGGGCAGGGCGTTGATGGCGACGACCTCGACAGTGCGCTGAACTATTTCGCCAGCTACAAAAGTTACGCCGCCGAAGAATTGCCACGCATTCCCCCGGCGTATCGCGGGGCCTTGCTGCAAGCGGCCGAAGGCGCGGTGGTCAAGGCCATGTTGTCGAGCCTGCGCGAGCACAATGCTCAGGTCCATAGTGGCGTCTTCAATGTACAGGCCTCCCAGGCGATTGCCTTGCAGAAAGCCTTTATCGAGGTGCGTCGCAGCGATCTGGCCACGCGTTTGCAAACTGCGTTGAACCGCCGCGCCCTCGCCGAAATCGTCAGCGGCCTCGACGAAATCGTCGCCCAGCCGCTGTTCAGCGGACGCACTGAAATCAGCCAGTGGGACGGCTCCAAAAACCTCGGCCTGCAATTGTATGGCGCCAACGACGTGCCGGATTTGAAACTGAGCCTCAAGCAGCAATTCAACACCATGCTCGGCATCACCGAGCGACGCACCTCGGCGCTGGAATGGCTGAAAGTCCAGCAACAAAACCTCTCGGCGCTGGATTATGAACGCGTGACGCAGTTCAATGCGCTCAACGACGAACTGCTCAAATACAAGGAGCAGAACCCCGCCAGTTCACCGGCGCAGATCGAGCAATTGGTCAGTCGCGACTTCATCGAAATGGACGCCACGTCCTGCGGCCAGATCCTGCAAACCGCCAACCTGTCTGGCGGGCGCGGAACACTGGCGTTGCGGGCGGTGGACCTGCAACAAACCGCCATGCAACGCTGCCAGTTCCTGCAACAGCAACAGGCTGCTGCGGCGTGGAACGACCTGGCCAATTATTTCAATCAGTACCTGGCGGAGCGCTTTCCGTTTGCCAATGGCCTTCAAGCCGCCGACGCTGACCCGGCCAGGGTTCAGCATTTACTGGAGCTGATCGACAAGCGATTGCCGGTGGCACAGGCCGGATTGGTTCTGAGCCAAACCCCGGAGCGCCTGGCCGCCGAGGACTTTCTCAATCGTCTGAAGCAAGCCAGCACCTGGCTGGGCCCGATGTTTGTACGCGACAAGAGCGGTGTGTTGGGGCTGGAGATGGATGTGCGCTGGCGTACCGATCGAGAGGAAGAGCGCGGTGCCGATCAGGTGATTGCCTGGGGCTTGAATGCCGGCAATCAACAGCTCAGCTACCCCGGTGAGGCCCAGCAGAACTTGCGCTGGATGGTCGGCCAACCGATTCGGCTGACCTTGCGTTGGGCCCGAAATGGTTACCAGCGTCCGGCCAACGATCCGTTACAGCCGAGCCTGGTGGTGCGAGATCTGGAAGCCGGCTGGGAGTACAGCGGTCCGTGGTCGTTATTGCGCTTGATGCGTTCGCACGTGTCGGTGCAACGCCAGCCGAACATGGACTACACGGATTTTCCGTTGACCTTGCGCCTGCCCGTGACGACGCAGGCCAGCACCACCACCGCCGAGCAAACCCTGATGTTTGTGCGCCTGTCGTTGATGACCCAGGGCTCGAAATTGCCGCTGTCCATTCAGCCCTTGCCAACCCGGGCTCCACGCTCACCGTTCATGGTGACGAGATCGACCGCGGGCATTGAAGCCCATGACATCGAATCCCAAAAGGAGGGCCTGTGA
- a CDS encoding DotU family type IV/VI secretion system protein yields MSEGNVGSGTRGLHEAPLSSAFRQAWQQWSQDWNQLPKDSEDEALVDAVVELSTQISQRLWRTAFAKVGDAATEQVKALVYAFVALVDETLLFTPWPGQSAWQEKPLESRLYASRQAGERIPLAIKELLDEQIPTTRDLANVYLQCLVLGFQGRLRGEQNQAQHEKWRLALFTFAWQHEADYADVSARLEQPSAVPPMQLPVRLSLPDGFRLGLGILAMVLLLTGLGQLFWRDIRLELEPVLQMTDSMTASEQDS; encoded by the coding sequence ATGTCTGAGGGCAATGTCGGGTCGGGTACACGAGGCCTCCACGAAGCGCCGCTGAGCAGTGCTTTTCGCCAGGCCTGGCAGCAATGGTCCCAGGATTGGAACCAGTTGCCCAAGGACAGCGAGGACGAGGCGCTGGTGGACGCGGTGGTCGAACTGTCCACGCAAATCTCCCAGCGACTCTGGCGAACCGCATTCGCCAAAGTCGGTGACGCCGCCACCGAGCAAGTCAAAGCGCTGGTCTATGCCTTTGTCGCGCTGGTCGATGAAACCTTGCTGTTCACGCCGTGGCCCGGCCAGTCGGCCTGGCAGGAAAAACCCTTGGAATCGCGGCTGTACGCCAGCCGTCAGGCCGGTGAGCGAATACCGCTGGCGATCAAGGAACTGCTGGACGAGCAGATCCCCACCACTCGCGATCTGGCCAATGTCTATTTGCAGTGTCTGGTGCTGGGATTTCAGGGGCGTCTGCGCGGCGAACAGAATCAGGCCCAGCATGAAAAATGGCGCCTGGCGTTGTTCACCTTTGCCTGGCAGCACGAGGCGGATTATGCCGACGTCAGTGCCCGGCTCGAACAGCCTTCGGCGGTGCCGCCGATGCAATTGCCGGTGCGCCTTTCGTTGCCCGACGGTTTTCGCCTGGGCTTGGGGATTCTCGCCATGGTGCTGCTGCTGACCGGGTTGGGGCAGTTGTTCTGGCGTGACATTCGTCTGGAGCTCGAACCGGTGTTGCAGATGACCGATTCTATGACCGCCTCGGAGCAAGACTCATGA